One genomic region from Streptomyces sp. NBC_01304 encodes:
- a CDS encoding FG-GAP repeat domain-containing protein, which produces MRIRVAVAAVGCAAMLAGCGGPSDGEGAAADDKKSPDPVSMANKGATPLVPVPRGDGSSTPDDFNGDGLRDLVLDDLVHEGQGDDAGIGIAYGTRKGSARGIDAGARRLLSARKNGAATKGQLPAAFDSAASCDLNKDGFTDLVVATDPPYNGIGRPPVPLQILFGSPTGLGGKAVKLTVPGAARDGNEWSDQPVCGDFDGDKAADLVVHASNAQISFLRGPFSKKGAPRSGKLLKAPGTVLRGPALDVDRDGYDDLVVYAGGGTAKSSLVLGGPTGPAQTGVVFPAGDQLALGRFGKGKGMDAAIGTGSGLALRYDVPGTARATLKGSSTGLRAGDFDGDGLSELVVVAQELKVYKGRTQGLSAAAPVKLPAGLTAARVVEVADLNGDERDDLVVQLSEGEGKDRVAVYPGTKDGIAPKAEVTFSTAVFAKASS; this is translated from the coding sequence GTGCGGATACGAGTCGCGGTGGCGGCGGTGGGGTGCGCGGCGATGCTCGCGGGCTGCGGCGGTCCCTCCGACGGAGAAGGGGCGGCGGCCGACGACAAGAAGAGCCCCGACCCCGTCTCCATGGCGAACAAGGGCGCGACGCCCCTGGTCCCCGTCCCGCGCGGTGACGGCAGCAGCACGCCGGACGACTTCAACGGCGACGGCCTGCGGGACCTCGTCCTCGACGACCTCGTGCACGAAGGGCAGGGCGACGACGCGGGCATCGGCATCGCGTACGGCACCCGGAAGGGCTCCGCGCGCGGCATCGACGCCGGGGCCCGCCGACTGCTCAGCGCCCGCAAGAACGGCGCCGCCACCAAGGGGCAGCTGCCGGCGGCCTTCGACTCGGCCGCGAGCTGCGACCTGAACAAGGACGGCTTCACCGATCTGGTCGTCGCCACGGACCCCCCGTACAACGGCATCGGCCGCCCGCCCGTCCCGCTGCAGATCCTCTTCGGCTCCCCCACCGGCCTCGGCGGCAAGGCGGTCAAGCTGACCGTGCCGGGCGCGGCCCGCGACGGGAACGAGTGGTCCGACCAGCCCGTCTGCGGCGACTTCGACGGCGACAAGGCCGCCGACCTGGTGGTGCACGCGAGCAACGCCCAGATCAGCTTCCTGCGCGGCCCCTTCTCCAAGAAGGGCGCCCCCCGCTCCGGCAAGCTCCTCAAGGCGCCCGGCACCGTGCTGCGCGGCCCCGCCCTCGACGTCGACCGCGACGGCTACGACGACCTGGTCGTGTACGCGGGCGGCGGCACCGCGAAGTCCTCCCTCGTCCTCGGCGGCCCGACCGGCCCCGCGCAGACCGGCGTGGTCTTCCCGGCCGGGGACCAGCTGGCCCTCGGCCGGTTCGGCAAGGGCAAGGGCATGGACGCCGCGATCGGCACCGGGAGCGGGCTCGCCCTGCGCTATGACGTGCCGGGGACGGCGCGGGCGACGCTGAAGGGGTCGAGCACCGGGCTGCGGGCCGGCGACTTCGACGGGGACGGGCTGAGCGAACTCGTCGTCGTCGCCCAGGAGTTGAAGGTCTACAAGGGGCGTACGCAGGGTCTGTCGGCGGCGGCACCGGTGAAGCTGCCGGCCGGGCTGACCGCCGCCCGGGTCGTCGAGGTCGCCGACCTGAACGGGGACGAGCGGGACGACCTGGTGGTCCAGCTGAGCGAGGGCGAGGGCAAGGACCGGGTCGCGGTGTATCCGGGGACGAAGGACGGGATCGCGCCGAAGGCCGAAGTCACCTTCTCCACAGCCGTGTTCGCCAAGGCCTCCTCGTAG
- a CDS encoding FG-GAP repeat protein, translated as MRVRNLAIAAAVVTAAATGLTLQLAPTASAVEAKPNDFNGDGVGDDVVATPNAVVGGKDKAGQVTVSYGSATGVRPSNSLTLSQASPQVPGAAEAGDRFGADFATGDLDGDGYADLAVSAPGEVLDGTANTGSVTVLWGGPNGLSYGGTSTTSPIDTSAPAGEHDLEFGAQVAIADMDGDGSAQLVSLASGRLYWYGDGFSRTTPSKAIEVTYGPYMEPWFSSFSDLTVGDYTKSGSASIIVTGNQECGEEGEDSCAWLGYAAGGPGGVEFTKDLGGETYSTDSSIVASGDINKDGYADLVTGGKNVNSGAGRIQVRYGSANGPGAPVSFDQNTAGVPGANEAGDAFGASVSVGDVTGDGYADVAVGVPDETVDGIAKTGEIVLLKGSSRGLTGTGAQAFHQSTAGVPGAAEKNDHFGSDVRTGDVNGDGKADVTVAAAGEDVVAGSTGDGADWVLRGSSSGLTTSGATSFSAPDFGLTYVNRAFGSVLND; from the coding sequence TTGCGCGTACGCAACCTCGCCATAGCCGCAGCCGTGGTGACCGCCGCGGCCACCGGCCTGACCCTGCAGCTCGCCCCCACCGCGAGCGCGGTCGAGGCGAAGCCGAACGACTTCAACGGCGACGGCGTCGGCGACGACGTCGTCGCCACCCCGAACGCCGTGGTCGGCGGCAAGGACAAGGCGGGCCAGGTGACCGTGAGTTATGGATCGGCGACCGGCGTCCGCCCGTCCAACTCCCTGACCCTCAGCCAGGCTTCACCCCAGGTCCCGGGAGCAGCCGAGGCGGGCGACCGGTTCGGCGCCGACTTCGCGACGGGCGACCTCGACGGGGACGGCTACGCCGACCTCGCGGTGTCCGCGCCGGGCGAGGTGCTCGACGGCACCGCCAACACCGGGTCGGTCACCGTACTGTGGGGCGGCCCCAACGGCCTTTCGTACGGCGGGACTTCGACCACCAGCCCGATCGACACCTCCGCACCGGCCGGCGAGCACGACCTGGAATTCGGCGCCCAGGTGGCCATCGCCGACATGGACGGCGACGGCAGCGCCCAGCTCGTCTCGCTCGCCAGCGGCCGGCTGTACTGGTACGGCGACGGATTCAGCCGTACGACCCCGTCCAAGGCGATCGAGGTGACGTACGGCCCGTACATGGAGCCCTGGTTCAGCTCCTTCTCGGACCTGACCGTCGGCGACTACACCAAGTCCGGCAGCGCGAGCATCATCGTCACCGGCAACCAGGAGTGCGGCGAGGAGGGCGAGGACAGCTGCGCGTGGCTCGGGTACGCGGCCGGCGGGCCCGGCGGCGTCGAGTTCACCAAGGACCTCGGGGGCGAGACCTACAGCACCGACTCCTCGATCGTCGCGAGCGGTGACATCAACAAGGACGGCTATGCCGACCTGGTCACCGGCGGCAAGAACGTCAACAGCGGTGCCGGCCGCATCCAGGTCCGCTACGGCAGCGCGAACGGGCCCGGCGCACCGGTCTCCTTCGACCAGAACACCGCGGGCGTCCCCGGCGCCAACGAGGCCGGTGACGCCTTCGGCGCCTCCGTCTCGGTCGGCGATGTCACCGGCGACGGCTATGCCGACGTCGCGGTCGGCGTGCCCGACGAGACCGTCGACGGCATCGCGAAGACCGGCGAGATCGTGCTGCTCAAGGGCTCCTCGCGCGGCCTGACCGGCACCGGGGCGCAGGCCTTCCACCAGTCCACCGCCGGGGTCCCGGGCGCCGCCGAGAAGAACGACCACTTCGGCTCGGACGTACGCACCGGCGACGTCAACGGCGACGGCAAGGCGGACGTCACGGTCGCCGCGGCCGGCGAGGACGTCGTCGCCGGGTCCACGGGCGACGGCGCCGACTGGGTGCTGCGCGGCTCGTCTTCCGGGCTCACCACGAGCGGGGCCACGTCGTTCAGCGCGCCGGACTTCGGGCTCACCTATGTGAACCGCGCCTTCGGGTCCGTGCTGAACGACTGA
- a CDS encoding FG-GAP repeat domain-containing protein, giving the protein MPVRRPRRHLTAALSCTALLLTGCGSGGGGDDDAKLPPAPPASGKPADEPDPADFNGDGYDDYMSLLEPHSKDKEKGTSTLVVVYGSAKGLRPETVTRISAGSTNYAWFGDLSRTDLDGDGFTDLVGTRGADQTGTPFVAYGGARGLGKPAALPGLPKGFLPLAAGDFDGDGSTDLIDGGRGGSGDPDELPGHRGGRLLSGPIERSGKFAREAELDLGQHGYASPQTATTGDFDADGRTDVIFTYSYDAEEDESAPDDLRSVAHYRGSPEGLVDGGTTTPDLEALLGTQDGPRTPHTGDMDGDGIDDLLASGSGAHLNTSRITVVYGAKSGLGKGKAAKELAEKGTYWGVGPRAGDVNGDKVPDLVTGREGFHLIDTDRIILIPGGSQGPDRNREQEIYGDDPGIESKIPLKSEFGVSDLLDVNGDGKQDVIAYSEYDYKGRGAFLVLPGSADGLDVKHAHRFTPEDLGVQLRLK; this is encoded by the coding sequence ATGCCCGTACGTCGTCCCCGCCGCCACCTGACCGCAGCCCTGAGCTGCACCGCCCTGCTGCTCACCGGCTGTGGCTCGGGCGGCGGCGGGGACGACGACGCGAAACTGCCGCCCGCCCCGCCCGCCTCGGGCAAACCGGCCGACGAGCCGGACCCCGCGGACTTCAACGGTGACGGCTACGACGACTACATGTCGTTGCTCGAGCCCCACAGCAAGGACAAGGAGAAGGGCACCAGCACGCTGGTCGTGGTCTACGGCTCGGCCAAGGGGCTGCGCCCCGAAACGGTCACGCGCATCTCGGCCGGGAGCACCAACTACGCCTGGTTCGGCGATCTTTCGCGTACGGACCTCGACGGCGACGGCTTCACCGATCTGGTCGGCACGCGCGGCGCGGACCAGACCGGCACGCCCTTCGTCGCGTACGGCGGTGCGCGCGGCCTCGGCAAGCCCGCCGCCCTGCCTGGGCTCCCCAAAGGCTTCCTCCCGCTGGCCGCCGGCGACTTCGACGGCGACGGCTCCACCGATCTGATCGACGGCGGCCGGGGCGGCAGCGGCGACCCCGACGAGCTGCCCGGACACCGGGGCGGACGGCTGCTGTCCGGGCCGATCGAGCGCTCCGGCAAGTTCGCCCGCGAGGCCGAACTCGACCTGGGCCAGCACGGATACGCCAGCCCGCAGACCGCCACCACGGGCGACTTCGACGCAGACGGCCGTACCGACGTGATCTTCACGTACAGCTATGACGCCGAGGAGGACGAGTCCGCGCCCGACGACCTGCGGTCCGTCGCTCACTACCGGGGCTCGCCCGAGGGCCTGGTCGACGGCGGCACGACCACGCCCGACCTCGAAGCCCTGCTCGGCACCCAGGACGGGCCGCGCACGCCCCACACCGGGGACATGGACGGCGACGGCATCGACGACCTGCTGGCCTCCGGCTCCGGCGCGCATCTGAACACCTCGCGGATCACGGTCGTGTACGGCGCCAAGTCGGGCCTGGGCAAGGGGAAGGCGGCCAAGGAGCTCGCGGAGAAGGGCACCTACTGGGGCGTCGGCCCGCGGGCCGGCGATGTGAACGGCGACAAGGTGCCCGATCTGGTGACCGGCCGCGAGGGCTTCCACCTGATCGACACGGACCGGATCATCCTGATTCCCGGCGGATCCCAGGGACCCGACCGGAACCGGGAGCAGGAGATCTACGGCGACGACCCGGGCATCGAGTCCAAGATCCCGCTGAAGTCGGAATTCGGCGTCTCCGACCTGCTCGACGTGAACGGGGACGGAAAGCAGGACGTGATCGCGTACTCGGAGTACGACTACAAGGGCCGGGGCGCGTTCCTGGTGCTGCCCGGGTCGGCGGACGGGCTCGACGTCAAGCACGCGCACCGCTTCACACCGGAGGACCTGGGGGTCCAACTCCGTTTGAAGTAG
- a CDS encoding FG-GAP and VCBS repeat-containing protein: MRVRTLAATAAVAALTAAGLTLPFAGSAAAVTAPPRFDFNGDGYADIAVGMPNATVNGKAKAGYISVIWGGNQSPSQSTGEISQADAGIPGTPEAGDRFGSALTPADVDGDGRTELIVGAGGESLTSEQLQDEGTITVLSITPGLDFQGTTVARGSGEFSKIGNTLAAGDYDGDGDTDLAYGESGEERGSLRFRPGPLTADPVAPTTVRQYGMGGATKDLATGDFDGDGRDDLATTWAAMEDSGTFITRWGQAGPAQWWSTGDFGSALAVEDFDQDGTDDLAVGLVHPPFESDDRHCTDLLGGTALVLNGSKSAPFGTEYECFTQSSPEVGGTAEEGDDFGAALSAGDLNGDDRPELVVGVPGEDVGTVKNAGGYVTLNGTEHGLYGGLARSQSTVNMPGTAEAGDRFGAQVTVGDFNKDGLWDTGVSAPGENAGDPKSGGVWFAPSSTEETYPLGKSLTPFGFALPNGALKYGEVLGL, encoded by the coding sequence GTGCGTGTACGAACCCTCGCTGCCACAGCGGCCGTTGCGGCCCTGACCGCGGCCGGGCTGACCCTGCCGTTCGCCGGGAGCGCCGCCGCGGTCACGGCTCCGCCGCGGTTCGACTTCAACGGCGACGGATACGCGGACATCGCGGTCGGCATGCCGAACGCCACGGTGAACGGCAAGGCCAAGGCCGGCTACATCAGCGTGATCTGGGGCGGCAACCAGAGCCCGAGCCAGTCCACCGGCGAAATCAGCCAGGCCGACGCCGGCATACCCGGCACCCCCGAGGCGGGCGACCGCTTCGGCTCCGCCCTGACCCCCGCCGACGTGGACGGCGACGGGCGCACCGAGCTCATCGTCGGCGCCGGCGGCGAGTCGCTCACCTCCGAGCAGCTCCAGGACGAGGGCACCATCACCGTCCTGTCGATCACGCCGGGGCTCGACTTCCAGGGCACCACCGTGGCCAGGGGCTCGGGCGAGTTCAGCAAGATCGGCAACACCCTCGCCGCGGGCGACTACGACGGCGACGGCGACACCGACCTCGCGTACGGCGAGAGCGGCGAGGAGCGGGGCTCGCTCCGGTTCCGCCCGGGTCCGCTCACCGCCGACCCGGTGGCCCCCACCACTGTGCGCCAGTACGGCATGGGCGGCGCCACCAAGGACCTGGCCACCGGCGACTTCGACGGCGACGGCCGGGACGACCTCGCCACCACCTGGGCGGCCATGGAGGACTCCGGCACGTTCATCACGCGCTGGGGCCAGGCCGGGCCCGCCCAGTGGTGGTCCACCGGTGACTTCGGCAGCGCGCTCGCCGTCGAGGACTTCGACCAGGACGGCACGGACGACCTCGCGGTCGGCCTCGTACATCCCCCCTTCGAGTCGGACGACCGGCATTGCACGGACCTGCTCGGCGGCACCGCGCTCGTACTCAACGGCTCGAAGTCCGCGCCCTTCGGCACCGAGTACGAGTGCTTCACCCAGTCGAGCCCGGAGGTCGGCGGCACCGCCGAGGAGGGCGACGACTTCGGCGCCGCGCTCAGCGCGGGCGACCTGAACGGCGACGACCGCCCGGAGCTGGTGGTCGGCGTGCCCGGCGAGGACGTCGGCACCGTGAAGAACGCGGGCGGCTACGTCACCCTGAACGGCACGGAGCACGGCCTGTACGGCGGTCTGGCCCGCAGCCAGAGCACCGTGAACATGCCCGGCACGGCCGAGGCCGGCGACCGCTTCGGCGCCCAGGTGACCGTCGGCGACTTCAACAAGGACGGGCTGTGGGACACGGGCGTGAGCGCCCCCGGCGAGAACGCCGGTGACCCCAAGTCGGGTGGCGTCTGGTTCGCGCCGAGCAGCACCGAGGAGACGTACCCGCTGGGCAAGTCGCTGACGCCGTTCGGCTTCGCGCTGCCGAACGGTGCCCTCAAGTACGGCGAGGTGCTGGGGCTCTAG